TGGGAGGCGTAACACATTGGCCGCGGATGATAATGTACTTTGCACAGAGCTGAAATCTATGAGTTGCACTTCTCTGGTGGTGGTTTTGCAGCTATTTGGTTTTGTTGCAGGACAGAAGAATAGAAGAGAGTGTCATTGTGGCCTATTGGTAACAgtatatactgttattatattagaggacaggttcacaatttttcacgtctgtcttaaaacatcagtcaggtgcccaaatgaacattaaatttgttttttcttgccataatcattcctcctgttcatactgaccattcaaagatcccttcataatgcacttacaatgtaagtgatggggggcaaaatccacagtcctccttctgtgcaaaaatgtatttaaaagtttatctgaagctagtATGAAGcatcagccatccaaattagtcaaatcaagtcaatatatttgaatgttacagtttttttggTGCTAAAGTCCCTCTCtgtgttactatacttccaacAAGGAAAtgctgtccgaggaaacacaaagagggaattttatgctaaaaagaatGTAAATGGGGCAGATATTCACTTGATATGACAAACTCAGACTTTGTCCCacattacttacattgaaagcacatttgaaggggattttttaacagccagtatgaacaggaggaatgattacagcgaggaaaacctctttcagtgttaatatgggcacctgactgttgttttaagacagacttgaaaaattgtgaacctacccTTTAAGCGTTAGCCCACATAAAATCCATATCCAAATCCACTTATTTATCCTCAAAACCAGCAGCTGAAGAAGTAGACAGATACAGTTTCATGTATTTGAATTGTTTGATTGATACTTATAAACAATGGTCCTTCAGGAGATTCAACCCAGCATGTTATGAGTTACCTCTGTTAGACAGGTCGCAAAAGGTGGTACAAGTCATCCTGAGGGaggcatgaatgtctgtgccaaTTTTCATGGCAAGCTAACATTTTGTCTACTTGATGGTGGAGTTAGTCTGTGACCTAAATGTCATTGCCATCCATCCAAtggttgctgagatatttcagtctggaccaaagtggtgaactgaCTGAATTACATTTACCCAAGAGCCAAcactgctagtgtggctaaaaatatGAATTCATGATTTTTCTAcaacacctgtctgtgtgtgtatgtgtgtgtgtgtgtgtgtgtgtgtgtgtgtgtgtgtgtgtgtgtgtgtgtgtgtgttaattttgCTCTATAAGTGGGCCACATGAGCAAGCAGTAGACTGGTACAAATTCGACACTGGGGCTCACTGGGACTACAAAGGGTTGAAATTTGATACACTTGCAAAAACAACCAAATCCCACAGGAGCTCTCCTTCAAGTTAAGTTTTTATTCCCTAGccaaacacttttttcttcacttttgttCAAAGATAAATTTGCTGTTAACTACACTTGGCAGTGATCAAACAAATATgacggggggtgggggggggggggggggggggggtgtaggGGGTTTGGGGGTGGCAGTGAGGCATTAATTTCTTAAGTAGGTGTTGGCACAGACAGAAAGGATTTCCTGCTACAGAAATGTCTTGTATAGCACATCAGGAGCTTCATGAATTCACTGCAGAAGAACTTTGTAAAATCAAAGACTGAGTTAAAATAGATATTGATTCATTATATAGTTTAATGTAACTTTAATTTGATTCCACATAACTTGAGAATGAGGCAATTGCCAGCAGGATAGCAGATTCCCAGCAGCGTAGTTCTTCGCTCACCTGAGTTTATCAGCttctattcattttcatttgccTGATATCCTGTTCAGGAACAGAAACGTATGATGTAATGGgacagatacatttttaaaacttaatttcAGGCTTGTCTTTCTTCAATGCCACTGTTAAATCTAAATAAACTGAACTTGTGTGTCTGTAATCCAAAAATCAGGTGTGTTGTTCAGGAGAATGCATTATAAACACAACTCAGACAGGTAAGTGTCACCACTGTTggatagtttttgttttgtagtttgtgGTGTTTCCCATTTCATCAGTTCTcaatcacaaattaaaaaatctgaacgatattacattttattttactgatggACTCCCATCAGCAGGAGCAAAATCCTCCTTATTTCCAACAGCATCATACCAAATAAAGAACAATGACTCCCCCTAGTGGTCTTATTTGAGACCTGCGCAAGGGCCAGTCATGCGCAGATCATAGGAATTTTACTTTCAGTATTAGTCACATAATTATTACATTACAAGTTAAGTAAATATGttgaaagataaaaaagaataataaaataataataataattatcatcatcatcatcatcatcatcatcatcataataataataaaaagaaccCCATATATTTTCAAATCCCCTAAGCTTTCCCTTATTGTAAGTTTTAAAAATCCCCTTCAGACCCTTCTGCCTCATTGGAAAGTCCATAatttataaatatgcaaatatttgttGTTGAAACAGAATTGAAAAGTCCGTCCTCATTGTGTATGTGCACTAGAGACTGAAAGTTTCCACATCTTGTTTGTGTAAATTGCATATTTGTCCACGATTGGCTTAGTTGTGAGTCACAAAATTGTAACACTCACacattaaactcagatttaaggtgatcACAGTAATGATAGTTTACATTCTACAAATAGAAACTTACATGTAGTGGGTATTTTATAAGATGATCTGTGTATTTTTAGACTCAATGTGTTTAAATTTCACTACTTTTAAGCCAACAAACATAAAGCTTTCATCATTTCAATCCCCATGAATCCTATCCTTGGCAACACATTATTTAGACCTTTATGTTGTGAAATAAACTTTACAGAAAGtataactgtaatgtaatgtggTGAGTCACCTCAGTATTTACAACCTCCTGGCTACACCCAAACACAGCAACTGACAATTGTATGTAGGCTGTATTGTAGGTTAGACATACTGCAAAATGACTTATCCAATGTTAATTGTTTACGGAAATAGAAAGcaactaagaaaaaaaattccccgtaaaaaacacaaaaatcccCGTCTGCGCAGACTCAGAGGGAAGTACTAACGTACTGTACACAGAGGATAGACGTGTGATAGGGAGTTATAACTTTTCACAGCAGTTTATGAAGTTTAACAGCATGGTGGCATCTGATTCAAACATGATTCCTGTCTGGTTTATCATCTTCGCTTTGTCACTGTAGGTAAAGTTTAATAGACCTCGTATATGAATTTTGTGAGCAAGCGTTAGTTACCGTTACTGTTACTGTACTCCTGTAGTTGTGTTGTGATGAAACAGGCTACGTTTCCGAAAAGTGTTTTCGTGTTTTTAGTAAAGAGTTTGATTTAGTTTGTTGctgtatttatagtttataaaTATGACTGGCTAGGTTTTGGGCTGAAGGTAAGTAACGCAGAAGCAAAAGACAGGTTTCTCTGGTTTTTGTGGTTTGAGGTGCGATTTCATGTGGGGAAAGAAATCGACGGGTAACAGAATTTCAAACAACACCTATATTCTACGTCACCTAACCGTTAGAGGTGAAGACAAGTGACGTTACGTGTACGTTAGTGGAGGTCTTACATTGAATAATTAGTATTTATTCAGATATATTAAAGGTGTAATGTACCGAGACTTACTTTCACTTTCGATTCTCTGTTTTTCTAGAGTTTCCGTCCTCTCCCCAACTGAAGGTAAAGAACCAATCCGGAGCAGAAGGCAGGATTCGAACTTTTGTATCGATGGCACCTACGTCCATGGCAACAGGAGCTGTTGTAAGTGCGGTGCAGGTAAGTGTCAGTGCAACTGGTTCAAGTGAATTTGAATGGCATTGGCATGACAACCAGTTTAAGTTTGCTGTCTTCCTTAATCAAGAGGGAATCAATGTAGGGCTGCATCTCAAGATTATTTATGATCTCGATTCAtcccagtggtggaaagtgacTAAGAACATTTAGTCAAGTACTGCACTTTAGCACAATTTcgaggtactttacttgagtatttccattttatgcaactttatacttccactccactacatatcagagggaaatattgtactttctactctacatttgacagctttagttacttttcaaatgaagatttgacacaatggataatggATAAAgctacaacacattgttaaagatgaaaccagtggtttccaacctttttgcgttttgacgtcttacaaaaagcagtgtgtagtcagggtcacatttcagatgtctatgagttgttaacagctccaccaaatagtgatttttcctccaatttttaatttcattttccctctttttccctctccctcctttctaCTTCTCAtgtggtttcatttcaataaatgttcaaatgatcaaatatttcaccaaaaaatcaaagattagagaaaaagtccaaaaactgaaaacagatttgtgtatcagaactttgttttttcttctttcctctcccattaatctcacgacccctcaggtTTAGCCgatgaccctttggaggggcccaacccctaggttgggaaccactggactaaaccagctaactgtatatacagtagttcAAACTAGATCCACCTctagcagctacaacagtaacatgctgcttacacactgatgcttcagtattaataatctaatgatgtttatatataataatatatcagtcagagggaccaaaccactacttttactgtaatactttaactacatcaagctgctaatacttttgtacttttacataattaagatttttcatgcatgacttttacttgtactaagtatttttacattatggtattggtacttttacataTGTAATGGATCTGAGTACTTACAACTTAATActtaatctgccgattattcTCTCAGTTAATTGAATAACTGCCCCCAGTTTAGGAAACTTTGTGGTAGGTAATGACAACATTTGTGTTGCTGGACAAAGGCCTATCACACAAAACCTTCATCCACTGAAGAATATTAACATGAAATCTTTTTACACAAGATATTGATAAATATGACTATTACAAGCTGTAGTGTCTATTTTGCAAGAAAAGCAGTactgactttaattttttttgcataaatcTAACTGATTAAATGATTTTCTTGTGCTTCTGGCTCATTTGTCTCCATATTTTAGGTCAGCTACTGATACAGCACTGCACTGTGAATCCAAATGATCGAAAATGCGACCACTGTAAGGAAGGGACGTACACAAGTCACCCTAATTTCCAGACAACCTGTGAACCCTGCACACAGTGCGATGACAAAGGTACACAGTGAGACATCACAATTTCTTGGTTTAAGAAAGGGTTTAATACATGTCAGATTAAAGGTATTTAACATGCATTTACTAATATTCTTTGGAGCTTTTGTAATATCTGATTAACAAATACTCCAAGTCTTGGTGATATGtccaaatataaatattctttATAGTTGACAATAATGTTTTATACTCAGATAGAATGTATTGTTATTACTTTAAAAGCAAACTCTGAAccagattcagattttatttgtatatttcataGAAATGCaagtcaaagtgctttatatgataataaaataataaaaggcaaacatgtgcatatatacacacatatatacacatatccatacagacatatactgtacgtatatatgtatatatgtatgtatatatataagaaCAACAATACTAAGGCCAGACAGACAAGAAAGGtctttagtttttgtttttaagaacaGAGTTGGAGCTAGTCTAAGGTGGCAGGCAAGTGCATAAATGCTAAATGAGAACATTTCTGAAatgcataaaacaaaacatcactaaaaaattgaaaaattggCTTTTTTCACAGTAGATATTTAGACTTGCCATAGTAGGAAAAGTGCAGGTGTTACTGATGACATTATTGATTGCTCTGTTTTTTCAAGTGTCCCAatatgacagtgtgacagtgagccagcttTCACAGTACCAGGACCTGACAGAGTTAGCAGCTAAATTAAATTTAGCCGtcattgtgtttttcctcttgtgacATCTCAAAATGAGAAAGGCCTATATTGTTTGAGCAAGCAATTTTAGAGGGAGGTAGGTACACTGTCCTTATAAAGATGGAACCGCACAATTTTATGACCCTAGAGTCAAGAAATCTTAATTATATAGTTAATTAAAATTTGCATATGGCCGAAAATTATTAATTGTCTCCACTTAGTTAATGAGTAAAGTATATTCACAGCTGTATTTAAACCTTACACAAAGAAGAATGATTGCAATTAGAACTGAAATTATTAGTTGGTTAATTGATCAGTTGAGTCAATCAATGAAGGACTAATCACtgataattaaaatagttgATTGTTTAAGTACATTAGCAAGCAAAAATGCTATAAATCCATCCAGCTTTAATAGATCCAACTTTTTAAAGAGTAAGATTTGCTGCTCTTCTATGTATTGTATCACTGtaattttaagacattttgggttttagactgtttcAGAGAAATAAATCTATTTATTGACGTCAATTTGAGCTCTGAGAGAATGTGATGggctttttttctgacattttattaaccaaactattaaaggtgcagtgtgtagaatttagtggcatctagctgaaCGGACAtggcagaaatagaaaataatattcataagtatgtttcaattagtgtataatcacctgaaaataagaatcattgagTTTTCTTTAGCTTAGAATGAaccttttatatctacacagggagtgGCTCATCTTCCATGGAGTtgcaccatgttgcaccgccatgtttctacagtagcccagaacagacaaaccgaACGCTGGCTCTAGAGAcggccttttgcgttttttgtgagtttcgcagccaccagaggttctcctacacacttggaaggggatggtgaggggaggtgtatgcatttggttgcaatcctgcatcctcaccactagatgccactaaatcctacacactggttctTTAAGTGATTAATCGAAAAATGATGgccagattaattaataatgaaatagtTGCAGACCTAATCCCAGTCAGTTCCATGCAGTGAGATATAcagattttaaaagaaaaagaaataagagCACTATTTCAATTTGTCTATGAGAATTAAGTTTTCAGAGTAAATGTCTTTtacttttacaaaaacaaaatagacTAATTCAACGACAACATTGAAGATTTCACTCTAACTTGAAATGTAGACTATTATGTACcgcaaaaaacacaatatttcactgtgttgtttttatgaaaatgaaGATATATAAAAGTCTGTCAAACCCTTTTATGACAGTTGTGTCGATGTACTGTCTTTTCAGCCAATCTAAAGGTGGATGAACCCTGTTCACCTGACAGAAACACTAAGTGTCGATGTAAAGAGGATCACTATTGTGACAAAGAAGAACCCTGTACATTCTGCTTCCCTTGTAAAGTGTAAGTATTGCTCATTCAAAtatttgttaataataatatgtatgTATGGCTTCTTAAAATCTCTTCAAAGTTTTCTTACAATGGTAAAACATCATCACCAATTTGTTGACTTGTCTTCATAGATTACCAGCAGAGTTTTTAAACCACGACAAAGTAACTGataccttttgtttttgtttttttttggttcaagGTGTGGTGCTTATGGGATCAAAGTAGCCTGTACAGCCACCAGTAACACCGTGTGCAATGGTAAGTTTGATGGTTGCAGTTTGCAACCTTGCGACAATCAGTCTATTGCGTgttatttaaaagtatttttgcctgaaataaaaatgtctacCAATGTCTGTGTCCTTTTGTTTCAGGGGGAAATACATTAATTATAATACTCTGcgtaattattttaataattttcattttaattgggCTCATCGTCCTTCGGAGATGGAAAAGACGTGAGTATTTCTACTACTATACAGCTATATCTAATTAGACCAGCAGGGGGCACAAGAACCTCATATGTTCCTTAGCAAAAAAGCAAAGTACAGTAATAATACCTTTAGTTCAGTTCTGGTGAAGTTCTGATCGAATCGttttctttgtgtcttcttAATAACACGTCTGTGTATCTTGTTTTTTGATCATTTGTCTCATAAGGGAGGGCACAACAGAACATAAACCAACAGGAAAATGGCAATGCAACTCTGGTGGTAAGTTATTCTCCAGTGTGTTATCTTTTAGTTCATTTATAACCTTTTGACCATTTTTGACCAACTGGAAGatgtttgtcctgtttttaagagttatcacacacacacacacacacacacacacacacacacacacacatgtacatgtatcATAAatccttttctgtctctcctttaaCGTTGGCATAGCTGCCCCTTTCTATAGGAGGTACAGGTTAGTTGTCTGAAACCGTTGGTGTTGATAGTGTGCTTGTGCCAACTCAGTATCATTGTTGTGTGACTATAGCTGTAAAACTTGTGTaactttatttcttattttatcacTCTGGAGTTGAAAATCtttcattaacattcattttacttttgtttctCAGGAGATGCGTCCTCTTAAAGGTAAGAAAAGCAAAACGTGATTCTTAGTTGATGCAATATTAGagctttatttctttatattttgagCTTGTCAGATGAAATAGCTGTTTGATTGATAATCAGATTGAACTGACATTTCATCTCACGCTATTATTCAGTCtaactgtgtgttcatgttcgCTGATTTCTGCATGCAAAGTTGTTATTATCCTTTATCTGTGAGTCCAATCTCAGTCTTGCTTGTTGCCAATTTTGCGGCAACAAGCATGTTGCTATTTTTCATGGATGTAGCAATTTTTTCTGGCTCTGCCACACAAAGATGACATCCCTATCTGCTtggttattgtttgtttataacTGTTGTGAAAATAGAAGATGTGAGGAGTGATTTAGAGGTCTGGAACCAGACTTTTCGTTTAGTGATTGTGACTGATTTCCTTTTCAACATCACTCACCCTTAAACATAGCTATTAGCTATTCTGTATCTACcttgtgtctttttatgtctACTTTACAATTCCCAAAATCAAAATGCCCCTGCAAGATCAATAAAGTTGTGATGTATTGTGCTTTGTTACATTCATCCctattttttctgtctgtcacattAGTTCCACGTGTGGATCTCACGCCTCACCTGCCTGAGATTGCAGAACATTTAACGATTAACGATATGAAGGCGATAGCAATGCGTGACGGGATACCACAAGGTACGATTGACAATTGTCAACTGGACCACCCAAATAATGCTCAGCAGCAGACAATCCAACTACTGAAGATCTGGGTGGAGAAGCAGGGCATGGACGCCTCAGTGAAGTTGATACAAAACCTGGAAGATAGTGGCAAAAAGCTCATAGCAGAGAAAGTGGTCGATATATTGACTCGTTGAATGTTTACATGATAGtaactgtaaatgttaaattaatgtgtctattatgaatttttctgtctttacttGAACTTAGTAAAACCAGAGTTAGAATTTGGATCAATTTGATCAACAACTGTGTTACGGAGGAATGATGTGGAGGAATCAATATTCTTTTCTGTTACTATTTCAATCCACATTTGAATGTCAAATTGTTTACAAAGATTAGATCAGAGTAGTATTAACGCATTGAATTACACTCCTTTCCTGTGTTGAAGAGCTACGATATAATAATGTCTGGAGAGAGTTGACATGTTATCTGTGAGTGATGCACAGCTTGCCACAGCTTGTATATTGTGTAATAAACCTCAATAAATGATAATTAGTGAAGTGCCAAATGTATTTTGGTCCCTTATATGTTTATGAAATTGTGACTGGTCTATTTTTAACTAATGCTGATAGTTCAACTGTCCATCCTGATCTTTCCAGACGAACATCGcagtttatcatttttaaaactgcataACTGTTTTTTAGTTCAATCTTGGTGCAATAACTGCTACTGTTTAAAAGCAGTTTTTATTGTAATTCTAAAATAAAAGTACTAGTACTAGTACTATTTAAAAGTACTTGAAAATATCTGTATTGTTACCTCCGTCCCACATTCTTATTTTGTTCTAAAGTAACTTTACTGCACCTCATAAGtggttaattaattaaatgtttattaagtAATCGGTattgaaaaaatacaaataagcTTCCATCCCTCTTAAACACAAATTATCAGATTATTCTGTGATCTCTTGTCTGTTTTACTCGTATCTATTTGTTTTGGTAGTTTCTGATAAGTAAGAACTAAGACTTTCGATTACTAAGAATGAGTTTCGTTATCGATATATCAGATTAATGATTGTTATctcgattgattgattaatcggtGTCAGACAATAGTGAAATATACTTATTGCCTGTTTCCTAGAACACAAATTGATGtgttcaaatgtcttgttttgtctgatggAAGAGATTCAGTTTAATCATATCATAGAAATcatagaaaacaaagaaaatcaacaaatcttcacatttgaaaagctgaaatttttgctttataaatTACTGAAACATGAGTATAAAAATTTCTAtcaattaattataataattatgaattaactgattaatctaCTAGTCATTTCAGCTCTTGGCTCTCTGTATGTACAACAAAATTAGCCATTTCACATGGTTGTAATCTAAACCGCCACCCTTTAGTAAGTAGTGATTATTATGAACATTGAGGGGCTGCAACCAGTGATTGttatcattatcaattaatctgccaattattttttgattgattgtgattcattgtttggtctataaaaatgccttgttttgtctgagcaacagtccctaacccaaatatattcagtttaatgtcacattagacaaaaataaatgcaggAAGTCTGCACAGCTGAGAGGCTGAGACCACAGAATgtgtttgtggaaaaacaactgactgattatcaaaatggttttTAACGTCATTTTATGTCAACTGACTAATAACTGTAGCTCTACACTGAGGAACAGAACAGAACTGACCAGCGTTGATGACTGGCTGAAACAAGAACCCACTTTTATTTCTGACCTCATTAACAAAAGTGCtgatatgaaaacacaaaattccCCGTGTATTTATAGTGGATCACTTACTCAATCCGAGTAACTTCCATGTTCTGTGAAATACTGATTAAGACAAGAAAGTGAGCTTACCTCGGTCAGAAAATAGTCTGGTTGAACATCactttttgtaaataaaattaaaaagttaaTCATAAAGTGAACTTGGGGATTTGTGTAGAAAAGGTTTTTAGTTGTAGAAACATtgtgagtgtgtacatgtgtaatGATAAATCAACAGCAAGGTtacacaaaaagacagaaaaaagaaacaattttatattttggtaCAATAAGAAACTGTACAACAATGCTTAAAATTTCAGCCCATCTACATTTAACTCATTTGCTTGcttattttccatcattttttgCTATTTCCTGCAGTTGTTTCTCTGTATAGACAGCTATACTTGTGTGTTATTACACCTTACATCCAGCCTGGTCACTACACTAAAGCAGAATGTTTTCTCATGAGTGGATGTTCATGGAGACTACAAGGTTACTGATAGCGAAGGCGTCAGTTCACACTAATTATTTCTCGTAATTGTCATTCAGTATCTTCAGACAATGAAAGAACAAAATTTAGGTGCCTGAAATCGTTTTCCATTTAGTTCTTTACCATATAAACATAGCCAGATAAAAATGAGAGATTTAGAAATATGTCTCTTTAAATATTATCGGGGCTGCAGTTATCAAgtggtgacaaattaaaggccCTATACACCctcagtacacacacacgtgttttcactatttttcctAATTAAATCTCTTCTGGAGGTACAGTGAGATGTGAATTATACAGCTTCTTATCAAATACTTCTTCTCTGCTTCATGTAATATTACTTCATTCAATAATAAAATAGGaatagaaacaaacaatatttcctGCATGAGAGATCCCCCTCTCTTAAACTTCCTGGACGTGGGAGAGCGTCGCAATTTCGTGTGTAAGGGTTTAGTTGTCGTCAGAAGCAAATACACCTCaatgaaaagaagcaaaatccgGTCTGACCGCACCTGGAGGACTGTGGGCGTATATGCAGATTTGGGCTTAATTTCCTGGTCATCCTATTAGCCTTGTTGCACCTGTGAAGGGGGGTTTATCCCTTTATATCGTTCTCATTAGTTCACAGCGTTTTGTGTCGTTACGTAATTCCCGCGACAGCTCCACTCAAGCTAAACCTGAGCAGAGATCTACAGTAAAGTAATTAACCTGCAGAAATGAAAGCACCTGTGTtcctttaaatgcaaatgtaatttacatttattaattcaaGTTAAAATTCATTTGTCATTCAATTTTATCCATATGAAAATACCCAGACAGCAGATTGAGATGTTATGTCTCTCAAGACcgaaaataaaaatgaggaaaaaacaaagataaatatgTCATTAGATTCGTGTTCCTGTCCCTTACATCCATGAGGAAGGAAGACTGTCTTTTTAGTCAGGGTATTTTTTGTCTGCGCAGTAGTCTACTTTCATTTCTCATCATTCAGCCTCAAATTGCGACATTGGTGCCAGTATTCCCTCGCCCACTTTCAATTACGTGTGCTTTAAGACACAGTTTATAACATATCTTTGTTGTAAATTAGTATTTGGGCAGTTTTGTGGACTCAGACATCAGCATCATTCATTCAACAAGGAAATTCAAGGAAATTCTGTTGAATTCTGTTTTACATACATTATATCTATTTCATATACTTTATtatatgaaatagaaaaaatataaaatatatatatatattattacactGATCCAAGCTAAATTCTCATCAGGTCTCTTAAATATTGGCAGGATTGTGGAGAAAGTCAAAACCACTGTTGCTCATATCTAGTCCTCctttatattctgtatattcCCTTTGATTTTAGGGTCAAAACACCCATCTGATGATGCCtcttaattgattattaaactAGAAACACATGCTTTTGCATGAAGTAATTTGCCATTCAACAGGTAATAATTATGTTTCCTCCAGTACAGATagagtttattatttattcagtaCACTTTTTGctacaaaacacatcataataGTTTTGGAATTCATtacaaacacagtaaatattAGCTGTCCAAAGCTATGGTGGCCCTTGAAGGAGCAAACCACAAACTTTTTACACCTTTAAATCTTAGATTCAGTCTATCTTGATACAGTAATTACATGTCCATGCTGTATGCATATTGAAACAGTTATTGGTTACTATTAAGAAGATTCTCTTCATGAAGCTTTTTCAAAATCTGGACTTATCTTTTGGGCGTGAAACACAACAGGTGGTGTGTTTTATATGCAAGAGATTTGGATGGAGTATCACTTGATGTCAGCATCCAGTCCTTGTTTATGACacttaaattaaatcaaagttAAATTATAGTACGTTGGTGCTTTGCCTGCAGGTCCTTCAGATATCCTGATAATCACAGCCTCTTTAAAGTCTCTGGGTTTCGTGATTTATTCTGTGTGCCTGCTCCCTGCAGCGTGCCAAAAAGTCTGTCCCAGTGCGTGAAGTACGGTGCGTAGTTTACTTTGAATTTGAGGTGATGGAAGTCATGATGCTGAGCTCCTCCGTAGAGGCTGAAGGGTACCAGTTTATGTGGTGACCAGGGAAATTCATAGCCTGAGTGAGCCTCCACAGACAGATACATGTTTGTAATGAAGAAGAGCATCTCGGTGAGCGGGTGGCAGTCCAAGAGCG
This genomic interval from Thunnus thynnus chromosome 14, fThuThy2.1, whole genome shotgun sequence contains the following:
- the fas gene encoding tumor necrosis factor receptor superfamily member 6 isoform X1, which produces MKFNSMVASDSNMIPVWFIIFALSLVSVLSPTEGKEPIRSRRQDSNFCIDGTYVHGNRSCCKCGAGQLLIQHCTVNPNDRKCDHCKEGTYTSHPNFQTTCEPCTQCDDKANLKVDEPCSPDRNTKCRCKEDHYCDKEEPCTFCFPCKVCGAYGIKVACTATSNTVCNGGNTLIIILCVIILIIFILIGLIVLRRWKRRRAQQNINQQENGNATLVEMRPLKVPRVDLTPHLPEIAEHLTINDMKAIAMRDGIPQGTIDNCQLDHPNNAQQQTIQLLKIWVEKQGMDASVKLIQNLEDSGKKLIAEKVVDILTR
- the fas gene encoding tumor necrosis factor receptor superfamily member 6 isoform X2; protein product: MKFNSMVASDSNMIPVWFIIFALSLVSVLSPTEGKEPIRSRRQDSNFCIDGTYVHGNRSCCKCGAGQLLIQHCTVNPNDRKCDHCKEGTYTSHPNFQTTCEPCTQCDDKANLKVDEPCSPDRNTKCRCKEDHYCDKEEPCTFCFPCKVCGAYGIKVACTATSNTVCNGGNTLIIILCVIILIIFILIGLIVLRRWKRRRAQQNINQQENGNATLVVSYSPVFPRVDLTPHLPEIAEHLTINDMKAIAMRDGIPQGTIDNCQLDHPNNAQQQTIQLLKIWVEKQGMDASVKLIQNLEDSGKKLIAEKVVDILTR